AAAGAGGTGCCCAAAATGAAAAAAGAATATGATTTTACAAATGCTGAGCAGGGTCGGTTTTATCGACCGATCGAGGATTTAGATATTCCGATCTACTTGGACAAAGAAGTTAAAAAATTTCTGATAAAAAATATCCTGAAAAAAGATAATAATTTTTCTTTAAATAAAATCATCAATTCTTTGATTAAGAAAGATATAGAAATTTCTAAAAAGTTAGTATAATAGGGCATAAAATATCATTCATATCGTGATTATTTGTGATTCTCTGCGTCTTTGCGGTAAAAAATGGTTTTGTTATTTGTGATTCTTCGTGCCTTCGTGACTTGGTGGTGAAATAATGTTCAGCGGATATTTAGAAGATTTAGTCCAGAACCTGAAGAAACTTCCCGGGATCGGGAAAAAATCAGCACAACGACTGGCAATGTTCATCATCAGTATGGAAAAAGAAAGTGCTTTCCAACTTTCCGAGACCATCAAAAAAGCTGTTGAGAATTATCGCGATTGCAGCATTTGTAATATGCTGACAGAAACCGATCCTTGTTCTTTTTGTTCCGATTCGACAAGAAATGAGAAAATTCTCTGTATTGTTGAAAACACACAGGATATATACTTGATCGAAGAAACTCACGAATTTAAGGGAAAATACTTTGTTTTGCAAAATTTACTCTCTCCTCTCGATGGGATTGGACCTGACGAAATTCATTTTCCAAAACTTCTGAAACAGTTGAAATCCAACAAGATCGAAGAATTGATTTTAGCATTGAATCCTTCTGCCGAAGGGGAAACAACCATGAATTTTCTAGTATCCGAGTTGAATGAATTTGTGGGAAAAATTACCCGGCTTTCAACAGGATTACCTTTTGGCGGAGATATTGGATATACAAGTTCGCTGACTTTGGGAAATGCTCTAAAAAGACGATATGCAGTCAAAGAATGATGAAATTTATTCTCATATTTATTCTCTCGATTTTTCTTTTTGGATGTTTACCCATTCCCAAAAATCATCTAGAACTTAATGAATGTGTGATTCTTTTACATGGATTTGGTGACATAAAACTTTCGATGAGTTTTCTGGAAAATGAATGTTTGAAAAAAGGTTATACAACTT
This window of the Candidatus Cloacimonadota bacterium genome carries:
- the recR gene encoding recombination protein RecR, yielding MMFSGYLEDLVQNLKKLPGIGKKSAQRLAMFIISMEKESAFQLSETIKKAVENYRDCSICNMLTETDPCSFCSDSTRNEKILCIVENTQDIYLIEETHEFKGKYFVLQNLLSPLDGIGPDEIHFPKLLKQLKSNKIEELILALNPSAEGETTMNFLVSELNEFVGKITRLSTGLPFGGDIGYTSSLTLGNALKRRYAVKE